The Streptomyces sp. TLI_105 DNA segment GCATGAAGTGGAACATGGGCTGGATGCACGACTCCCTGGAGTACATGCAGAAGGAGCCGGTGCACCGCAAGTACCACCACCACGAGATGACGTTCTCGATGGTGTACGCGTACAGCGAGAACTACATCCTGCCGATCTCGCACGACGAGGTGGTGCACGGCAAGCGGTCCCTGGTGTCGAAGATGCCGGGCGACTGGTGGCAGCAGCGCGCCAACCACCGCGCCTACCTGGGCTTCATGTGGGCGCACCCGGGCAAGCAGCTGCTGTACATGGGGCAGGAGTTCGCGCAGGGCGGCGAGTGGTCGGTGGACCACGGGCCGGACTGGTGGCTCCTCGACCCGGCGTACGGGGCGGAGGCGGACCACCGGGGCGTGCGGGACCTCGTCCGGGACCTGAACACGGTGTACGCGGCGACGCCCTCCCTGTGGGAGCGGGACACCGCTCCGGAGGGCTTCCAGTGGGTGGTGGGGGACGCGGCCGACGACAACGTCTTCGCGTTCCTGCGCTACGACGGCTTCGGTTCGCCGCTGCTCGCGGTGTGCAACTTCTCGCCGGTGGTGCGGCACGACTACCGGGTCGGGGTCCCGGACACGTTCGCGGCCTGGGCGGAGGTGCTGAACACGGACGCGGCGCGGTACGGCGGCTCGGACCTGGTGGGCACCGACCCGGTGAAGACCGAGTCGGTGCCGTGGCACGGCCGTTCGTCGAGCGTGCGGATGACGCTGCCGCCGCTGGCGACGGTCTGGCTCAGGCCCGCGTGACGGCCGGCCTGATCACGCCCATCCGCTGAGTGGCCCGGGTGAGCGCCACGTACAGGTCGTTGACGCCGTGCGTGGCGCCCTCCCGGATGCCGTCGGGGTCGACGACGAGGACGGTGTCGAATTCGAGGCCCTTCGCCTGGCGGGGGTCGAGGAGGACGACCGGGCGGGTGAGGTCGGGCTTCGGGCCGTACGAGGCGTCGGGGAGCGCCGCGATCAGACCCGGGTGGAACTCCGTGGGGGCGATCACGGCGATCCGGCCCTCCTCGCGGAGTTCGGCGGCGACCGCGTCGGCGGCCTCCTTCACCGGGTCGTCCACGGTCCGGTCCCAGGGTTCCACGCCGGTGGAGCGCACCGAGCGGGGCGGTTCGAAGCCGGGGTCGGCGGCCCGGCGCGCCTCGGCGGCGACGGCCATGATCTCGGCGGGGGTGCGGTAGTTGACGCCGAGGCGGACGTGGTCCCAGCGGTCCTCGACGTACGGGCCGAGGATGGACTGCCAGGCGCCGACGCCGGCCGGGTCGCCGGTCTGGGCGGGGTCGCCGACGAGGGTCATGGAGCGGCTGGGGCTGCGGCGCATGAGGAGCCGCCAGGCCATGGCGGAGAGCTCCTGGGCCTCGTCGACGATGATGTGGCCGAAGGCCCAGGTGCGGTCGGCGGCGGCCCGCTCGGCGGCGGTGCGGTGGTCGGCCTCCTCGTGACGCTCGGCGAAGCGTTCGGCGTCGATGATGTCGTGGGCCGAGAGGACCTCGGAGGCGTCCTTGTCGAGTTCCTCCTTGTCCTCGAACTCGTAGGTGCGGGAGGCGAAGGAGACGTCGAGGACGCCCTGCGCGTACTGGATCTGCTTCTGCCGTTCGGCCTCCTCGGCGGCGCGGAGGGCGGAGTCGTCCTCGCCGAGGAGTTCGGCGGCCTCGTCGAGGAGGGGGACGTCGGCGGGGGTCCAGGTGCCGCCGGTGCGCCGGACGGCCTCGATGTCCTCCTCGGGGAGGTGCGTGGGGTCCTCCAGGTAGTTGGCGAGGAAGTCCTGCGGGGTGAGGGGCGGCCAGAGGGTGTCGATCGCCGCGTGGACCTCGGGGTTGGCGGCGATGCCCTTGGCGAGCAGGGCGATGTCGTCGGGGCCGAGGAAGTTGGGGCCGCCGTAGGGGTCGGCGCCGATGCGGTCGGCGAGCTGCTCGGCGAGGGCGTCGAGGATGCGGAAGACGAAGTAGGGGCGGGCGAGGTTGTGCGGGAGGAAGGTCTCGCGGGCCTTGTGGCGGGCTTCGAGGGCCATGTCCCAGTCGATGACCAGGTCGCCGTCCTCGTGCGGGACGATCAGCGGTTCGCCGCGCTCGGGGACCTGCTGGCGGTCCCGTACGGCCGCGGCGAGGGCGTCGGCCATGGCGGCGGCGC contains these protein-coding regions:
- a CDS encoding UvrD-helicase domain-containing protein; amino-acid sequence: MSTEEFRNEQRFITDLYARLDDLRDQAEAAVEQALRTPGVGSSQGRLERDVMVAEQSGLLSALNAGESGLCFGRLVFKDGRDHHIGRLGIREDDPNRTPLVVDWRAEIARPFYLATGYEPMGLSRRRHITTKGREVVSLHDEVLDLADATRTGHESRDADEVLLAALDAARTGRMHDIVQTIQAEQDAIIRSPHRGVLVVEGGPGTGKTAVALHRAAYLLYAHREQLAKRAVLIVGPNPAFLGYIGNVLPSLGETGVLLATPAELFPGVHATGTDTPRAAAVKGAAAMADALAAAVRDRQQVPERGEPLIVPHEDGDLVIDWDMALEARHKARETFLPHNLARPYFVFRILDALAEQLADRIGADPYGGPNFLGPDDIALLAKGIAANPEVHAAIDTLWPPLTPQDFLANYLEDPTHLPEEDIEAVRRTGGTWTPADVPLLDEAAELLGEDDSALRAAEEAERQKQIQYAQGVLDVSFASRTYEFEDKEELDKDASEVLSAHDIIDAERFAERHEEADHRTAAERAAADRTWAFGHIIVDEAQELSAMAWRLLMRRSPSRSMTLVGDPAQTGDPAGVGAWQSILGPYVEDRWDHVRLGVNYRTPAEIMAVAAEARRAADPGFEPPRSVRSTGVEPWDRTVDDPVKEAADAVAAELREEGRIAVIAPTEFHPGLIAALPDASYGPKPDLTRPVVLLDPRQAKGLEFDTVLVVDPDGIREGATHGVNDLYVALTRATQRMGVIRPAVTRA